In Leucoraja erinacea ecotype New England chromosome 11, Leri_hhj_1, whole genome shotgun sequence, the following are encoded in one genomic region:
- the LOC129701813 gene encoding interferon regulatory factor 1-like: MPVARMRMRPWLELQIDSNKIPGLCWINKDRRTFQIPWKHAARHGWNLETDACLFRNWAVHTGRFKQGMDKPEPKTWKANFRCAMNSLPDIEEVKDKSVNKGSSAIRVYRMLVLSTQKEKRPRLCKEIKSKNKRTKSKIKEEAPESAAITLPTDHTTYTATEQYTSQEMVADSTVSIEEFVSSESHAAVHQLSEWNRNGMGEECEPIARSCDLYQFQISPLPSPTADRFLSGEECTVELVPENSTWEHNTIEGRGYYSNGMGTTPLNIAGCDIRTSEQESLHPLFDDAIEFIEYDFRPQLEMRSGMDLLNMIDSNWQTGTLIGCI; this comes from the exons GATCGACGGACATTCCAGATTCCGTGGAAACATGCTGCTCGACATGGATGGAACCTGGAAACTGATGCGTGTCTTTTCAGGAACTGGGCTGTACATACAG GGAGATTCAAGCAGGGAATGGACAAACCTGAACCCAAAACATGGAAAGCCAATTTCCGTTGTGCTATGAATTCTTTGCCTGACATAGAGGAAGTGAAGGACAAGAGTGTTAACAAAGGCTCCAGTGCGATTCGAGTCTACAGAATGCTTGTTCTGTCAACCCAAAAAG AAAAGAGGCCCCGTTTGTGCAAAGAAATAAAAAGCAAGAATAAAAGG ACAAAGTCAAAGATCAAGGAAGAAGCGCCAGAATCTGCAGCAATAACATTACCAACTGATCACACCACATACACTGCAACAGAGCAATATACTTCACAGGAAATGGTGGCTGACAGCACTGTGTCTATAGAAG AATTTGTTTCATCAGAATCTCATGCAGCAGTGCATCAACTGTCAGAATGGAATCGGAATGGCATGGGAGAGGAGTGCGAGCCCATTGCCAGGTCTTGTGACTTGTATCAGTTCCAAATCTCTCCTTTACCCTCTCCTACAG ctgACCGCTTCTTGTCGGGAGAGGAATGCACAGTG GAATTAGTGCCAGAAAACAGTACGTGGGAGCACAACACCATTGAAGGAAGGGGTTACTATAGCAACGGAATGGGGACCACTCCACTAAATATCGCTGGATGTGACATTAGGACAAGTGAGCAAGAATCCTTGCATCCGCTTTTCGATGATGCAATAGAGTTTATAG AATATGACTTCAGGCCACAGTTGGAGATGAGGTCAGGAATGGACCTATTGAATATGATAGATTCAAATTGGCAAACTGGAACTCTTATTGGTTGCATTTGA